A DNA window from Kitasatospora atroaurantiaca contains the following coding sequences:
- a CDS encoding long-chain-fatty-acid--CoA ligase has product MNDHSLRTLAARSAHHAVHRADHPAVICEDRQLSYAELHRESNRTAHALRAAGLERGSRVAYLGRESEHFFDIALGCAKSGAVVLGVNWRLTAAEIDHILRDSTAELLFVEREFLAVAERVRPELPTLRAVVAIDTPEERYAGFHAWKAGHPDTDLDPGTGPDDAVVQIYTSGTTGLPKGAVIAHRAFFTYIEETAKAGNDWIDWRPDDISLIAFSGASAAGMGWFMHGFNVGATNVVMRQFIASDAVRLVEQLGITTTFVAPAMLEMMLAETTADLPFRSLRKVVYGGAPIGRELLERALTRVGSEFAQLYCSTETGSIVTVLPPVDHVPGSPLLGSAGLACPGNEVKITDKEGRTLPPGTPGQVCIRTPAGFLGYWNRPEQTGETLVDGWIRMGDAGLLDENGYLFLLDRINDTIIVAGQNIYPVEVENALREHPAVAEAAVVGAPHQRWGEAVHAFVVPHQDQRVRARELLLFLRDRLADFKIPTGYDFVDALPRNPNGKVLRRVLREELQQRATERRSA; this is encoded by the coding sequence ATGAACGACCACAGTCTGCGTACCCTCGCCGCGAGATCCGCCCATCACGCCGTGCACCGGGCCGACCATCCGGCCGTCATCTGCGAGGACCGGCAGCTCAGTTACGCCGAGCTGCACCGCGAGAGCAACCGCACCGCCCACGCCCTGCGCGCGGCCGGCCTGGAGCGCGGCTCCCGGGTGGCGTACCTGGGCCGGGAGTCCGAGCACTTCTTCGACATCGCCCTCGGCTGCGCCAAGAGCGGCGCCGTCGTCCTCGGTGTGAACTGGCGGCTGACGGCGGCCGAGATCGACCACATCCTGCGCGACTCGACCGCCGAACTGCTCTTCGTGGAGCGGGAGTTCCTGGCGGTCGCCGAGCGCGTCCGCCCGGAGCTGCCGACCCTGCGCGCGGTGGTCGCGATCGACACGCCGGAGGAGCGGTACGCCGGCTTCCACGCCTGGAAGGCCGGCCACCCCGACACCGACCTCGACCCCGGGACCGGCCCGGACGACGCGGTGGTGCAGATCTACACCAGCGGCACCACCGGCCTGCCCAAGGGCGCGGTGATCGCGCACCGGGCCTTCTTCACCTACATCGAGGAGACCGCCAAGGCCGGGAACGACTGGATCGACTGGCGGCCGGACGACATCAGCCTGATCGCCTTCAGCGGCGCCAGCGCGGCCGGTATGGGCTGGTTCATGCACGGCTTCAACGTCGGCGCCACCAACGTGGTGATGCGGCAGTTCATCGCCTCCGACGCCGTCCGGCTGGTCGAGCAACTCGGCATCACCACCACCTTCGTGGCCCCCGCGATGCTGGAGATGATGCTCGCCGAGACCACGGCCGACCTGCCCTTCCGGTCGCTGCGCAAGGTCGTGTACGGCGGCGCACCGATCGGCCGCGAGCTGCTGGAGCGGGCGCTGACCAGGGTGGGCAGCGAGTTCGCGCAGCTGTACTGCAGCACCGAGACCGGCAGCATCGTGACCGTGCTGCCGCCGGTCGACCACGTCCCCGGCAGCCCGCTGCTGGGCTCGGCGGGCCTGGCCTGCCCCGGCAACGAGGTCAAGATCACCGACAAGGAGGGCCGGACGCTTCCCCCCGGCACCCCCGGCCAGGTCTGCATCCGGACGCCCGCCGGCTTCCTCGGCTACTGGAACCGGCCGGAACAGACCGGCGAGACGCTGGTCGACGGCTGGATCCGGATGGGCGACGCCGGCCTCCTGGACGAGAACGGCTACCTCTTCCTGCTCGACCGGATCAACGACACGATCATCGTGGCCGGCCAGAACATCTACCCGGTCGAGGTCGAGAACGCCCTGCGCGAGCACCCCGCCGTGGCCGAGGCCGCGGTGGTCGGGGCCCCGCACCAGCGCTGGGGCGAGGCGGTGCACGCCTTCGTGGTGCCGCACCAGGACCAGCGGGTCCGCGCCCGCGAGCTGCTGCTCTTCCTGCGCGACCGGCTCGCCGACTTCAAGATCCCCACGGGCTACGACTTCGTCGACGCCCTGCCCCGCAACCCCAACGGCAAGGTGCTCCGCCGCGTGCTGCGCGAGGAACTGCAGCAGCGGGCGACGGAGCGCCGGTCCGCCTGA
- a CDS encoding helix-turn-helix domain-containing protein, which translates to MSTSYMNGVGRRSGHAHIRRPVGELLRHWREQRRLTQGELAIRAEVSTRHLSFVETGRSAPSRGMVRRLAEHLALPPPEWDRLLLAAGFSPDHHLTHQAPNERRPAMAGYNELADRYVALWNEKDPDLVRAAVAELWTEDGEYVNEVVHVRGHQAIAEQVAFAQQYYAERGSFAFRSSNDAVGHHHTVKFGWVLVSTENGEAASIGSNFFVLAEDGRVAGSYQFIDKPPAF; encoded by the coding sequence ATGAGTACCAGTTATATGAACGGCGTCGGCCGCCGGAGCGGCCACGCCCACATCCGCCGCCCGGTGGGCGAGCTGCTGCGGCACTGGCGCGAGCAGCGCCGGCTCACGCAAGGCGAACTCGCCATCCGGGCGGAGGTCTCCACCAGGCACCTCAGCTTCGTGGAGACCGGCCGCTCGGCCCCCAGCCGGGGCATGGTCCGCCGGCTGGCCGAGCACCTGGCCCTGCCGCCGCCGGAGTGGGACCGGCTGCTGCTGGCCGCCGGGTTCTCACCCGACCACCACCTGACACACCAGGCACCCAACGAGAGGAGACCCGCCATGGCCGGGTACAACGAGCTCGCCGACCGCTACGTCGCCCTGTGGAACGAGAAGGACCCGGATCTCGTCCGCGCCGCCGTCGCGGAACTGTGGACCGAGGACGGGGAGTACGTCAACGAGGTCGTGCACGTGCGCGGCCACCAGGCGATCGCCGAGCAGGTCGCCTTCGCCCAGCAGTACTACGCGGAGCGCGGCAGCTTCGCCTTCAGATCGTCGAACGACGCGGTGGGCCACCACCACACGGTGAAGTTCGGCTGGGTCCTGGTCTCCACCGAGAACGGCGAGGCCGCCTCGATCGGCTCCAACTTCTTCGTGCTCGCCGAGGACGGCCGGGTGGCCGGCTCGTACCAGTTCATAGACAAGCCCCCGGCGTTCTAG
- a CDS encoding thioesterase II family protein, with protein MNQWLQPAETDPEAPLRLFLFHYAGGGASMYRDWPPLLPGDIAYQCIQMPGRQERRTEAAFTDIEPLVDMMAEQIAADLDDRPFAFFGHCMGGQLAYRTAVALERAGERGPSLLGVASWAPEGFHTVPPEQADRPQAEILEWMGSLGSMPEEILQDKEMLSMLIPVMRADLQVCASYRDDAAAVSCPVVTYSAKTDPLVESAAMASWRSRTPDYLGNSEFVGGHFFIHDEALAISADFTRLMRRYAGAVTR; from the coding sequence ATGAACCAGTGGCTCCAGCCCGCCGAGACCGACCCCGAGGCCCCGCTGCGGCTGTTCCTGTTCCACTACGCCGGCGGCGGCGCCTCGATGTACCGGGACTGGCCGCCGCTGCTGCCGGGCGACATCGCCTACCAGTGCATCCAGATGCCCGGCCGTCAGGAGCGCCGTACGGAGGCGGCGTTCACCGACATCGAGCCGCTGGTCGACATGATGGCCGAGCAGATCGCGGCCGACCTGGACGACCGCCCGTTCGCCTTCTTCGGCCACTGCATGGGCGGCCAGCTGGCCTACCGGACGGCGGTGGCCCTGGAGCGGGCGGGCGAGCGCGGCCCCTCGCTGCTGGGCGTCGCCTCCTGGGCGCCGGAGGGCTTCCACACCGTGCCGCCGGAGCAGGCCGACCGGCCGCAGGCGGAGATCCTGGAGTGGATGGGCAGCCTGGGATCGATGCCCGAGGAGATCCTCCAGGACAAGGAGATGCTGTCGATGCTGATCCCGGTGATGCGGGCGGACCTCCAGGTCTGCGCGAGTTACCGGGACGACGCCGCCGCGGTGTCCTGCCCGGTGGTGACGTACAGCGCCAAGACGGACCCGCTGGTGGAGTCCGCGGCGATGGCCTCCTGGCGCAGCCGTACGCCCGACTACCTGGGCAACAGCGAATTCGTGGGCGGGCACTTCTTCATCCACGACGAGGCGCTGGCCATCTCCGCCGACTTCACCCGGCTGATGCGGCGCTATGCGGGAGCGGTGACGCGCTAG